In Mucilaginibacter boryungensis, a single window of DNA contains:
- a CDS encoding IS630 family transposase — protein sequence MYRQNIPKVKLNIIRKRFIQGTLQIANTAIDLKVSRSTVTKYSERYKIIKKHFPEKLHDMNFYMPNEPKSHRPSPVYNELIHLLPLLVAIAGGRSLKAMPVWHIYKKICPQGYTYSPFKIIFQKWVPENVTEHPVPWIKPLGEEDVKLLNEWRTSPGHREWQLVIFIEQALKGASLELIRHKADTDAATVRRWMAKYDLDGLTGLVIAPRKQNPVIKKRVQSRKARIVKLLHESPKQYQVNRASWSIQAITQVYHKLYEDDRCNYMSINRTIHLLGFGFKKSRDMLISPDPDYRIKVQNIQDILQQLKSTEKFFSIDEFGPTSVRLKGGRTLQHHSAKPKEVPLEQKSKGYIICTAALELSTNQITHFYSWKKNTTEMIKLLNILSIQYKDQERLYISWDAASWHNSTALTDHLRDCNSLDYRKQHQTPELQLVPLPSCTQYLNVIESVFSGLAKAVIHNSDYQSMDECRQAIDLHFKARNQHFKDNPKRAGQKIWGKEIVAPQFSETHHTRKPFGTREIGSLK from the coding sequence ATGTACCGACAAAATATACCCAAGGTTAAGCTGAACATTATCAGGAAGCGTTTTATTCAAGGGACACTCCAAATTGCGAATACAGCAATTGATTTGAAGGTCTCCAGATCAACGGTTACAAAGTACTCCGAGCGCTACAAAATAATAAAGAAGCATTTTCCTGAAAAGTTACATGATATGAACTTCTACATGCCCAACGAACCTAAATCACATCGGCCCAGCCCGGTCTATAACGAATTAATACACCTATTGCCATTATTGGTTGCTATTGCAGGTGGTCGTTCTCTTAAAGCAATGCCTGTGTGGCATATTTACAAAAAAATTTGTCCGCAGGGATATACATATAGCCCCTTTAAGATCATTTTCCAAAAGTGGGTGCCCGAGAATGTAACCGAACATCCTGTTCCCTGGATAAAACCACTGGGTGAAGAAGATGTGAAATTATTGAATGAGTGGCGAACATCTCCCGGTCACAGGGAATGGCAACTAGTCATTTTCATCGAACAAGCATTAAAAGGCGCCTCGCTTGAATTGATAAGGCATAAGGCAGATACTGATGCCGCTACCGTTAGAAGATGGATGGCAAAATATGATCTGGATGGCCTAACTGGATTAGTAATTGCGCCTCGAAAACAAAACCCAGTTATCAAAAAAAGAGTGCAATCTCGTAAGGCTAGAATTGTTAAATTATTGCATGAGTCGCCTAAGCAATATCAAGTTAATAGGGCAAGCTGGTCTATCCAGGCTATCACACAAGTGTACCATAAGTTGTATGAGGATGATAGATGCAACTATATGTCCATTAACCGGACGATTCATTTATTGGGATTTGGATTTAAAAAGTCCCGTGATATGCTGATAAGTCCGGACCCGGACTATAGGATCAAAGTTCAAAACATTCAGGATATATTACAACAACTAAAATCAACAGAAAAATTCTTTTCCATAGACGAGTTTGGGCCAACGTCAGTTCGCCTTAAAGGTGGCCGTACACTACAGCATCATTCAGCAAAACCCAAAGAAGTGCCACTAGAACAAAAAAGTAAAGGTTACATTATTTGCACGGCCGCATTAGAACTATCGACAAATCAAATAACTCACTTTTATTCCTGGAAAAAGAACACCACCGAGATGATAAAATTGTTAAACATTTTATCCATCCAGTATAAAGATCAAGAGCGTTTGTACATTTCCTGGGATGCTGCAAGTTGGCATAACTCCACGGCTTTGACCGACCACCTGCGGGATTGTAATAGTTTGGACTATAGGAAACAACATCAAACGCCGGAATTGCAGCTGGTTCCTTTACCATCCTGTACTCAATATTTGAATGTCATTGAATCCGTGTTTAGTGGTCTCGCGAAAGCCGTTATACACAATAGTGATTATCAATCAATGGATGAATGCCGGCAAGCCATCGATCTTCATTTTAAAGCACGGAATCAACATTTTAAAGACAATCCTAAACGAGCTGGTCAGAAGATTTGGGGGAAGGAAATAGTTGCGCCTCAATTTAGTGAAACTCATCATACCCGTAAACCATTTGGTACAAGAGAAATAGGTAGTTTAAAATAA
- a CDS encoding autotransporter outer membrane beta-barrel domain-containing protein — protein sequence MKKSFLTAMAVISLIPLVSKAQWQGTNPVYFNAGNVGIGITTPMAKLEINDGNGTGVIAYFGANGISNAKGIYFSRPSVNTNPINIQGTLSGIGANDISMQAEGGNVGIGTTSPTSTIQVASFNTSYPAAYFYNYAATGSSRGLIVEGGSNSSDYSSDFRNKTGNSLLFIRGDGNVGMGTTSPNAKLQVYGTAVFSGNTANIDPAGGQSLNYLANSGQALLGWNRTGGRGETDFISNQGAGSIGGFTFYNHNNSNVETELLEIQGNGNVGIGTTDPAGYKLAVNGNIRAKEIKVETGWSDYVFYPTYKLLPLADVAKYIKTNQHLPDVPSAGEVAKNGINVGETNALLLKKIEELTLYLIEKDTKDKEKDEKLIDQQTMLLSQQKEINQLRRQFETLLKKKL from the coding sequence ATGAAAAAATCCTTCCTGACGGCGATGGCTGTTATCTCTTTAATTCCTTTGGTTTCAAAAGCACAGTGGCAGGGCACGAACCCTGTTTATTTTAACGCCGGAAATGTTGGTATTGGTATCACAACGCCAATGGCGAAGCTTGAAATAAATGACGGGAATGGTACTGGAGTTATCGCGTATTTTGGAGCAAACGGGATTTCAAATGCAAAAGGTATTTACTTTAGCCGCCCATCAGTAAATACAAACCCAATAAATATTCAAGGAACACTGTCTGGTATTGGTGCCAACGATATTTCAATGCAGGCCGAAGGCGGCAACGTAGGTATCGGTACAACCAGCCCAACCTCAACTATTCAAGTTGCATCCTTTAACACGAGCTATCCTGCCGCCTATTTCTATAATTATGCCGCCACCGGATCGAGTAGAGGCTTAATTGTGGAGGGTGGATCAAATTCATCTGATTATTCATCCGATTTTAGAAATAAAACTGGCAATAGTTTATTATTTATTCGTGGAGATGGCAATGTTGGCATGGGTACAACCAGTCCGAATGCTAAATTGCAAGTTTATGGAACCGCAGTATTTTCTGGTAACACTGCTAATATTGACCCTGCCGGTGGCCAAAGCCTTAATTATCTTGCAAACTCGGGGCAGGCACTTTTGGGCTGGAATAGAACAGGTGGCAGAGGAGAAACTGATTTTATAAGTAATCAGGGGGCGGGAAGCATTGGAGGATTTACCTTTTATAATCATAATAACTCTAATGTTGAAACTGAATTATTGGAAATACAAGGCAATGGTAATGTCGGCATTGGTACAACCGATCCCGCAGGTTATAAATTAGCTGTAAACGGCAATATCCGGGCTAAAGAAATTAAGGTGGAAACAGGCTGGTCGGATTATGTATTTTATCCCACGTATAAACTGCTCCCGCTGGCAGATGTAGCAAAATACATCAAAACCAATCAGCATCTGCCTGACGTGCCGTCTGCCGGCGAAGTAGCTAAAAACGGAATCAATGTAGGAGAAACAAATGCATTGCTATTGAAAAAAATTGAAGAATTGACTTTGTATTTGATTGAGAAGGACACGAAAGATAAAGAAAAAGACGAAAAGCTAATTGATCAACAAACGATGTTACTATCTCAACAAAAGGAGATTAATCAACTGCGCAGGCAATTCGAAACCTTATTGAAAAAGAAACTGTAA
- a CDS encoding autotransporter outer membrane beta-barrel domain-containing protein has product MKKTFLTAIAVLSLIPFASKAQWSTTSPNTYFTYTGNVGIGTTTYSSLLTVGSASTRGTFNLVGSTADVAAFSISDSRTNGHQFTFYNGASGLGNLDLYDQTAGAYRFTINSLGNIGIGTITPSYKLQVNGSTAGISNTTTDWVVGSTGSIINLSTGASTGNTYSSLNALSNGGGAWSDLAIQSGGGNVGIGTTNPSLKLDINGQLLIEGNNSLNLGTTSHQITNNSGIVIQQNTAGEDISINNLQNNSLIFKTTNTERVKIDGSGKVGIGTTNPDELLSVNGTIHSKEVKVNLTGLPDYVFKPDYHLPTLSEVKTYIDKNSHLPDIPAAQEVEKNGLNLGEMNKLLLKKVEELTLYLIEQNKRIEILEKQVKNQ; this is encoded by the coding sequence ATGAAAAAAACCTTCCTGACAGCTATTGCTGTACTTTCTTTAATCCCTTTTGCGTCAAAAGCGCAATGGTCTACTACCAGTCCTAATACATATTTTACTTATACAGGCAATGTCGGTATTGGCACAACAACTTATTCATCGTTATTAACCGTTGGTTCAGCTTCAACACGGGGAACGTTTAATCTTGTAGGAAGTACCGCTGATGTCGCTGCCTTTAGTATCTCAGATTCCCGTACGAATGGGCATCAATTTACCTTTTACAACGGGGCCTCAGGACTTGGCAACCTGGATTTATATGACCAAACAGCAGGCGCATATCGGTTTACCATAAACTCGTTAGGTAACATTGGCATTGGCACCATAACCCCCAGTTATAAACTGCAAGTAAATGGTTCGACCGCGGGCATATCAAACACCACAACAGATTGGGTTGTCGGGTCTACCGGAAGTATAATTAATTTGTCAACAGGTGCATCAACTGGAAACACTTATAGTTCACTAAATGCTTTAAGTAATGGCGGAGGTGCCTGGAGCGATCTTGCTATACAGAGTGGAGGTGGCAATGTGGGTATCGGCACTACAAATCCTTCATTAAAATTAGATATAAATGGTCAATTATTAATCGAAGGCAATAATAGTTTAAATCTGGGAACCACTTCCCACCAAATAACTAATAATAGCGGAATTGTTATTCAGCAAAATACGGCCGGTGAGGATATTTCAATTAATAACCTCCAGAACAATAGTCTGATTTTTAAAACAACTAACACAGAACGTGTAAAGATTGATGGATCGGGTAAAGTGGGTATCGGCACCACCAACCCGGATGAACTACTTTCCGTAAACGGTACTATTCATTCCAAAGAGGTGAAAGTCAATCTGACAGGCTTACCGGACTACGTTTTCAAACCCGACTATCACCTACCAACCTTATCAGAAGTAAAAACTTACATCGATAAAAACAGCCATTTACCTGACATACCAGCTGCGCAAGAAGTAGAAAAGAACGGGCTTAACCTGGGCGAGATGAATAAGCTTTTATTGAAGAAGGTGGAGGAGTTGACTTTGTATCTAATCGAGCAGAATAAAAGAATCGAGATACTAGAGAAACAAGTAAAAAATCAATAA
- a CDS encoding autotransporter outer membrane beta-barrel domain-containing protein, which yields MKKVYFAAIAVISLIPFVSKAQWSTTSPDTHFTYTGNVGIGTASPPRKLTISNNGAEGLEIGPGNLVGDAANAVTSVYYNRNTSSYIDNVQFAGTYWFTIGGRSTPSILINSAGNVGIGTATPVTLLHTVVPSTKTAATGNVVSFLSTNEATAPFGLRTMIYGAAALSDRYITLQTTDYASVDGGNIILQPATGNVGIGTTGPLAKLSVVGGALTTSGAGLSISSALTTGRLTTGQVNSIHNWLDNESLELSSGSSEKTGIAIEGQTSALGSTVRMFTGGNENLRMLANGKVGIGTTTPDELLSVNGTIHSKEVKVNLTGLPDYVFKPEYHLPTLAEVKSYIDKNSHLPEIPSAQEVEKNGLNLGEMNKLLLKKVEELTLYLVEKDKEVKGQQGEIKQQKAVTQNQQSQIDELRKQVETLLKKKP from the coding sequence ATGAAAAAAGTCTATTTTGCAGCAATTGCTGTTATCTCCTTAATTCCTTTTGTTTCAAAAGCACAATGGTCGACTACCAGCCCTGATACACATTTTACTTATACAGGTAATGTGGGTATCGGCACCGCAAGTCCTCCACGCAAACTTACCATATCAAATAACGGAGCCGAAGGATTGGAAATTGGACCAGGTAATCTCGTTGGGGATGCTGCTAATGCGGTTACCTCGGTCTATTACAATAGAAATACAAGCTCGTATATTGATAACGTGCAATTTGCCGGAACTTATTGGTTTACGATCGGTGGGCGGTCAACACCATCGATCCTCATCAATTCCGCTGGTAATGTTGGCATTGGCACGGCAACACCTGTCACTTTGCTACATACTGTTGTGCCCAGTACGAAAACTGCCGCAACAGGTAACGTTGTTTCGTTTCTTTCAACTAATGAAGCTACCGCCCCTTTTGGCTTACGAACAATGATTTATGGAGCTGCCGCGCTTTCAGACAGATATATTACGTTACAAACAACTGATTATGCATCGGTAGATGGTGGTAATATTATATTACAACCTGCAACTGGCAATGTCGGTATCGGCACCACAGGTCCGCTTGCAAAGCTCAGTGTAGTTGGCGGCGCACTTACCACATCGGGCGCTGGTTTATCTATATCATCTGCCCTCACAACGGGTAGATTGACTACCGGACAGGTTAATTCAATACATAATTGGCTTGACAATGAGAGTTTGGAGTTAAGTTCAGGCTCGTCCGAAAAGACCGGTATTGCGATAGAAGGCCAAACCAGCGCATTAGGTTCAACAGTGAGAATGTTTACAGGTGGGAATGAAAACCTTCGTATGCTTGCTAATGGCAAAGTTGGCATCGGCACCACCACGCCCGACGAACTACTCTCAGTAAACGGCACTATCCATTCCAAAGAAGTGAAGGTTAATCTGACTGGGTTGCCAGACTATGTATTTAAACCCGAGTATCATCTGCCAACCCTGGCTGAAGTAAAAAGCTATATCGATAAAAACAGCCATTTACCCGAAATTCCATCGGCACAAGAGGTGGAAAAAAATGGCCTGAACCTGGGCGAGATGAACAAGCTGCTATTGAAAAAGGTAGAAGAGTTGACGTTGTACTTGGTTGAGAAGGATAAAGAAGTAAAAGGTCAACAAGGGGAGATAAAACAACAGAAAGCAGTAACCCAGAACCAGCAAAGCCAAATTGATGAGTTGCGCAAGCAAGTCGAAACCTTATTGAAAAAGAAACCGTAA
- a CDS encoding DUF6443 domain-containing protein — MRTNLYHIYGKKPKAQSPRLLTSCLLFALCFPLSALKAQTYLTTNTLSGTQTAGEYYHNTSITLSPGFNFTAASGHSLHLYIGSPDCLPLNTSLSTNQNYISTLVSRIAGITDNSGLNSRGTCEVMQSIQYFDGLGRPVQTVTVKGNPTADADLIQPFGYDQFDREDKKYLLYTTPTGSPGSYRSNALTSGAGLFNFYNPTGSGTSGNQQGNSITVIPTPYAQSLFEASTLNRITEQGTPGDTWQPASSRTTTGGRTIVMEYGLNVASEVLQWEINSTGATASTSYPASKLQKTIRKDENWVSGKTGTTEEFKDLQDHVILKRVWESESISRSTYYIYDDLNNIAYVIPPGFTATSFAETDAAFNSFVYAYKYDDRNRPIKKKLPGKGWQYLVYNKLDQVVATQDANQRHKTNQDWTIAKYDALGRVVVTGIYNYGANADQDYYSSVKTNVDAVTTLWETPTGTSSNYGYDNSSFPANISQVLTVNYYDNYNFAGTNPYTYGSASSMTKGFLTGTLTNVLGTTDMLWDVHYYNDKGQNIKTFAQHYLAGMQSIYNYDEISNTYDFTNAIISTDRKHYSKNSGNTAAVLALTVDNAYDYDHMGRKVKTWEQINGGTNILLSKIDYNEIGQLKTKYLHSVDNGTTFLQHLDYTYNERGWLRTANSSSNLFNLEMQYNSPSTGRQFNGNIAAQVWTTSGQSQKTFTYSYDPLNRLTDGVSSDNYKETGITYDPMGNITALQRYWNNTLIDNLAYNYSSTNQVQSIADASSDIGPNGYKAGTYTYAYDNNGNMVTDNSKGLTVTYNLLNLPQTNTLASGTINYTYDAIGNKLRKVSGGTTTDYISGIQYESGIISFVHTEEGRVLNLTGTPNYEYSLSDHLGNNRVNFDSQHGGSTPTQTNDYMPFGMAIQGSVVTSPPNNYLYNKKELQDGLSQYDYGARFYDPVIGRWTTPDPLAEVSRRFSPYSYGYNNPVRVIDPDGMLAKFSFATGGYAEGNYNNDMTTQDGFGRNKYDENGQYIPPIDRGKIDWSALAAQQYQTEGNSEEGQNSNVTTDKNQTAKEGDKPASNVGPKPKATPDSKSKANWIEKAGTYLWGATFPAVILAKQHGSLGATGEQFGTGTLIMGVAIDIIGVNNYYKGAKNSVNPNIARKNTIFALGGEIFPPIGISYFTAGQIYPGGTEGWLADWHHVIFPNQTSYPRHQDIQEQQKNENK, encoded by the coding sequence ATGAGAACCAACCTATATCATATATACGGCAAAAAGCCTAAAGCTCAAAGCCCTAGGTTATTAACTAGCTGTTTGCTTTTCGCTTTATGTTTTCCGCTTTCGGCTTTAAAAGCGCAAACATACCTTACGACCAATACGCTGTCCGGCACCCAGACGGCGGGCGAATACTATCACAATACCAGCATTACCTTAAGCCCCGGATTCAATTTTACGGCTGCATCCGGGCATAGCCTGCATTTGTATATTGGTAGCCCCGATTGCTTGCCATTGAACACATCCCTGAGCACAAATCAAAACTACATTAGTACGTTGGTGTCAAGAATAGCAGGCATAACCGATAACAGTGGCTTAAACAGCCGGGGTACTTGCGAGGTTATGCAGTCCATTCAATATTTTGATGGGTTAGGACGCCCGGTGCAAACGGTTACGGTTAAGGGCAACCCCACGGCTGATGCAGATTTGATACAGCCATTCGGTTACGACCAGTTTGACAGGGAAGATAAAAAATACCTGCTTTACACCACGCCAACCGGCAGTCCCGGTAGTTACCGAAGCAATGCTTTAACTAGTGGTGCAGGTCTATTTAATTTTTATAACCCAACCGGCAGCGGTACAAGCGGCAACCAACAGGGAAATAGCATCACGGTGATTCCCACCCCTTATGCACAATCATTATTTGAAGCTTCTACGCTTAACCGGATAACAGAACAAGGCACACCTGGAGATACTTGGCAGCCTGCCAGCAGCCGCACAACTACCGGCGGAAGAACAATAGTAATGGAATATGGCTTGAATGTAGCCAGCGAGGTTTTGCAATGGGAAATAAACAGCACCGGTGCGACTGCAAGCACTAGTTACCCGGCCAGCAAACTACAAAAAACCATCCGCAAGGATGAGAACTGGGTAAGTGGAAAAACAGGCACAACCGAAGAATTTAAAGATTTGCAGGACCATGTAATATTAAAGCGCGTTTGGGAAAGCGAGAGCATAAGCCGGTCTACCTATTATATTTACGATGATTTAAATAACATAGCCTATGTGATTCCGCCCGGCTTTACCGCCACAAGTTTTGCCGAAACTGATGCCGCGTTTAATAGTTTTGTTTACGCATATAAGTACGATGACCGCAATAGGCCAATAAAAAAGAAACTGCCCGGCAAGGGCTGGCAATATTTGGTTTATAATAAACTGGACCAGGTAGTAGCTACCCAGGATGCCAATCAACGCCATAAAACGAACCAGGATTGGACGATTGCCAAGTACGATGCTTTGGGCAGGGTGGTAGTGACGGGTATTTATAACTATGGCGCAAACGCCGACCAAGATTATTATAGCAGTGTAAAAACCAATGTGGATGCGGTTACCACCTTATGGGAAACGCCTACCGGCACCAGTAGCAATTATGGCTACGATAATTCCAGCTTCCCGGCTAACATAAGCCAAGTATTAACAGTCAATTATTACGATAACTATAACTTTGCCGGTACTAATCCCTACACCTATGGCTCGGCCAGTAGTATGACCAAAGGCTTTCTGACGGGAACCCTAACCAATGTGTTGGGTACAACTGATATGTTGTGGGATGTGCATTATTATAATGATAAAGGCCAGAATATTAAAACCTTCGCGCAACATTATTTAGCCGGTATGCAAAGTATTTACAATTATGACGAAATAAGCAACACTTACGATTTCACTAACGCTATAATCAGTACCGACAGAAAACACTATTCCAAAAACAGCGGCAATACCGCAGCGGTATTAGCGCTTACCGTAGATAACGCCTACGATTATGACCATATGGGCCGTAAAGTAAAAACCTGGGAGCAAATTAATGGGGGCACCAATATCCTGTTAAGTAAAATCGATTATAATGAGATAGGGCAGTTGAAAACCAAATATTTGCATAGCGTAGATAATGGCACAACCTTTTTGCAACATTTAGATTATACCTATAACGAGCGTGGCTGGCTGCGTACGGCCAATAGCAGCAGTAATTTGTTTAACTTGGAAATGCAATATAACAGCCCCAGCACAGGCAGACAGTTTAACGGCAATATAGCAGCCCAGGTATGGACAACGAGCGGACAAAGCCAGAAAACGTTTACTTATAGTTACGATCCATTAAATCGTTTAACCGATGGCGTATCATCTGACAATTATAAGGAAACGGGCATAACTTATGATCCAATGGGTAATATTACGGCCTTGCAGCGTTACTGGAACAATACGTTGATAGATAACCTGGCTTACAACTATAGTAGTACTAACCAGGTGCAAAGCATAGCCGATGCCAGCAGCGATATCGGGCCAAACGGTTACAAAGCCGGGACCTATACTTATGCCTACGATAATAACGGCAATATGGTTACCGATAATAGTAAAGGTTTAACAGTTACCTACAACTTGCTTAATCTCCCGCAAACCAATACACTGGCGAGCGGCACTATTAACTATACTTATGATGCGATAGGAAATAAGCTGAGGAAAGTAAGTGGTGGTACGACAACCGACTATATAAGTGGCATACAATACGAGAGCGGCATTATCAGCTTTGTACATACCGAAGAAGGCCGGGTGTTAAACCTTACCGGCACACCCAATTACGAGTACAGCCTGAGCGACCATTTAGGAAATAACCGGGTCAACTTTGACAGCCAGCATGGAGGCAGCACACCAACCCAAACAAATGACTATATGCCGTTTGGTATGGCTATACAAGGATCAGTTGTAACCAGTCCCCCTAATAACTACCTTTATAATAAGAAAGAGTTGCAGGATGGTCTAAGCCAGTACGATTATGGCGCACGGTTTTACGACCCAGTTATTGGTAGATGGACAACTCCCGATCCCTTGGCAGAAGTTTCGCGGAGGTTTAGCCCCTATTCCTACGGTTATAATAACCCAGTTCGCGTGATCGACCCGGACGGAATGTTGGCCAAGTTCAGTTTCGCTACAGGTGGATATGCTGAAGGTAACTATAATAACGATATGACCACACAAGATGGATTCGGAAGAAATAAATATGATGAAAATGGGCAATATATACCGCCAATTGACCGAGGGAAGATTGATTGGAGTGCATTGGCTGCCCAGCAATATCAGACTGAAGGTAACTCGGAGGAAGGGCAAAACAGCAATGTAACTACTGATAAGAATCAAACGGCGAAAGAGGGTGATAAACCAGCTAGTAATGTTGGGCCAAAGCCTAAGGCAACGCCGGATTCTAAGTCGAAAGCCAATTGGATTGAGAAAGCCGGTACTTATCTGTGGGGAGCTACATTTCCGGCAGTTATTTTGGCAAAACAACATGGATCACTCGGGGCAACAGGAGAGCAGTTCGGTACAGGAACATTAATAATGGGGGTAGCAATTGATATTATAGGTGTTAATAATTATTATAAAGGTGCGAAGAATTCCGTTAACCCTAATATAGCCAGAAAAAACACTATATTCGCTCTTGGAGGTGAGATTTTTCCACCTATTGGGATATCATATTTTACTGCTGGACAAATTTACCCCGGTGGGACTGAAGGTTGGCTTGCCGATTGGCACCATGTTATTTTCCCTAATCAAACATCGTATCCAAGGCATCAAGATATACAGGAACAACAAAAAAACGAAAATAAATAA
- a CDS encoding prefoldin domain-containing protein, which yields MKKTFLFGALLCLCLFAYADTGSFSVGGDFNKFYPVTIVDGGWPNNAASEIELGRSNVHEDSNWRGSLMAKFTYHVTNWGHGANFIDADINAGTAEFIAGWIDGTYGNANQNIIVWLRGGGTTYHFKSNYTTYVTVYDGVQHALPYQTSYGTYDSKTTRDYYVNPFGMSYGGNIYINGPGENYFSGGVAIGQYDTEGYALNVNGNIHTKEVNVNLSNWHYPDYVFKPTYRLPTLKEVDSYIAANHHLPDVPTEQQVMKNGLNLGEMNQALLKKVEELTLYLIEKDKEIDDLKQQKSVSQTQQNQIDELRKQVETLLKKKS from the coding sequence ATGAAAAAAACCTTCCTGTTCGGGGCATTGCTATGCCTATGTCTTTTTGCGTATGCGGATACCGGCTCGTTTTCAGTCGGTGGCGATTTTAATAAGTTTTACCCGGTGACCATCGTGGACGGGGGCTGGCCAAATAATGCCGCCAGCGAGATCGAACTGGGTCGTTCGAATGTACATGAGGATAGTAATTGGCGAGGTTCGTTAATGGCCAAGTTTACTTATCATGTGACGAATTGGGGACACGGGGCCAACTTTATTGATGCCGACATTAATGCAGGAACTGCTGAATTTATCGCCGGCTGGATCGACGGCACCTACGGCAATGCAAATCAAAACATCATTGTTTGGCTGCGCGGGGGCGGGACTACTTATCATTTCAAATCGAATTACACGACGTATGTCACCGTTTATGACGGGGTGCAGCACGCTTTGCCATACCAGACCAGTTACGGCACTTATGACTCTAAAACAACTCGCGATTATTATGTGAACCCCTTTGGCATGTCTTACGGGGGCAATATTTATATTAACGGTCCGGGAGAAAACTATTTTAGTGGTGGTGTGGCTATCGGGCAGTATGATACAGAAGGCTATGCACTTAACGTAAACGGTAATATCCATACTAAAGAAGTAAATGTAAATCTATCGAACTGGCACTATCCGGATTATGTGTTTAAACCAACTTACCGCCTGCCTACCTTAAAAGAGGTGGACAGCTACATCGCTGCCAACCATCATTTACCCGATGTGCCAACCGAGCAGCAAGTGATGAAAAACGGCCTGAACCTTGGCGAAATGAACCAGGCCCTATTGAAAAAGGTAGAGGAACTCACTTTATACCTGATCGAGAAGGACAAGGAGATCGATGATCTAAAACAACAAAAGTCAGTCAGTCAGACCCAGCAAAACCAAATCGACGAATTGCGCAAGCAAGTTGAAACCTTATTGAAAAAGAAATCGTAA
- a CDS encoding prefoldin domain-containing protein — protein MKRFFTLFAMFIAIHSYAQFSTTSGITATTDPVGIGTTSLPTEGKLQVNGLIDNIAVNNYGAFRIYNGSNFPGGIGTDSWAHGGSSADFTVYGSHNLYLTAGDQKRMTLLSSGNVGIGTTSPLATLDVGKTLASGELASVLARLNEGNTSGSGTYLGIRGYDTQPNTTYPNLNDVKSFAIEHSFYGMTNSSINFLRGGGMTGGSISFSTNSNIERMRIDGNGKVGIGTTTPDELLSVNGTIHSKEVKVNLTGLPDYVFKPEYHLPTLAEVKSYIDKNSHLPEIPSAQEVEKNGLNLGEMNKLLLKKVEELTLYLIDKDKQIDELQLKQKITEKQQNQIEELNRKLEVLINKTSKTTK, from the coding sequence ATGAAACGTTTTTTTACCTTATTCGCGATGTTCATCGCTATTCATTCTTACGCACAATTCAGTACAACTTCAGGGATAACTGCTACAACTGATCCTGTAGGAATAGGAACTACCAGCCTCCCTACAGAGGGGAAACTTCAAGTAAATGGTTTGATCGATAATATCGCTGTAAATAATTATGGTGCGTTCCGAATATACAACGGCTCCAATTTTCCGGGCGGGATAGGGACCGATTCATGGGCCCATGGCGGCAGCAGTGCTGATTTTACGGTTTACGGTAGCCATAATTTGTATTTAACGGCTGGTGATCAAAAGAGAATGACACTTCTCAGTTCCGGTAATGTCGGAATCGGTACAACCAGCCCGCTTGCAACTTTAGACGTTGGCAAAACGTTGGCGTCCGGAGAATTGGCTTCAGTATTGGCCAGGTTGAACGAGGGTAATACCAGTGGTAGCGGCACCTATTTGGGTATTAGAGGTTATGATACGCAGCCTAATACCACCTATCCAAACTTAAATGACGTTAAAAGCTTCGCCATTGAACACAGCTTTTACGGCATGACAAATAGTTCGATAAATTTTTTACGGGGCGGAGGGATGACAGGTGGCAGTATTTCTTTCAGTACGAATAGCAATATCGAAAGGATGCGTATAGATGGTAATGGCAAAGTCGGCATTGGCACCACCACACCCGACGAACTACTCTCAGTAAACGGCACTATCCATTCCAAAGAAGTGAAGGTTAATCTGACTGGGTTGCCAGACTATGTATTTAAACCCGAGTATCATCTGCCAACCCTGGCTGAAGTAAAAAGCTATATCGATAAAAACAGCCATTTACCCGAAATTCCATCGGCACAAGAGGTGGAAAAAAATGGCCTGAACCTGGGCGAGATGAACAAGCTACTACTAAAGAAAGTAGAGGAGTTGACTTTGTATTTAATTGATAAGGATAAACAAATTGACGAATTGCAGTTAAAACAAAAAATCACCGAAAAACAGCAAAATCAAATTGAGGAATTAAATCGAAAACTGGAAGTACTGATAAATAAAACCTCAAAAACTACGAAATAA